The DNA window TGCTCCcgcgagtcattgtataggcgattcatgcgttccaaaacttcaTCGATTacaaattgcagtaaaacgcgttggcgcatcccaaatggattgatgcgccagtgactttatcctttatcctttttaaagacatcaccccacgaatctgaggtggtagggatttcaggtggactatttgtatacgggatcgtagattatagagaggtgggtgattccgtatatttcttccttattgccgtaaaaaacggccctgaagatacggcttcgagcgttccggtgcgtcattttccacaacgagttcgaccggggcgcgccacctttgtgcacgcaccgcatctcccgaaccgttttttacggcaattaggaagaatggacggaatcattcccctatccataatctactatcccgtataagaatactccacctgaaattcgtgccacctcagattcgtggggtgatgcctttaatgcatcCATATTTCTTAGGATTTTTCTTGACTCccactgatcttcgaactggtcgagtgGCGCCAGtagttcttccatttgtcccaatcgcgtgccagagtagtccagtggttcctcctttcgcgtgggacacgaagagcatcataattttctttgaaggacttcgtgaagaaatcttgccgttaaagcgcatcacgtgtccggcccactttattttacttttcttggcaaacgcagcggcatctctaatcttcgatcgctgacgtaggagagaacttcgaatcccgcccctcacttgcgtgaaacggggtACTCCTGGCaccactctctcaattgcgcgttcaatgacgctcaccgcgttttcttcctgcttgcgaaatgtccaggtttccgaagcataggtcaaagcaggaagtatgGAGAAGAGTTGAGTTGGAGTGTTGAAGTTGAGTTGGAGTTGAGTTGGAGTGGAGTGTTGAAGAGGTAAGTACGGATCCTGGTgctcttggtcttcttcactacatcctcggtgctgttatacgctccccaaatCGCTCgcctcctcctgcccagctcgggggtcaggtcgttcatcatgttcagctCCCGACCCAAATAAATGTACCTGGTGCATTCGGaaatgttcgttccgttgagcgtgaatgggacatccgagacccatccatTGCGCACAAACATCCTCTTTTGGAGATtgagctgaagaccgatgcatccacatgcttcgtcgaattcggtcagcattcgatccgcttggctgatgctaagtgctatcagtacgatgtcatcagcaaagcgcaaatggtgtagctgccgaccatcaaccttcactcccatgtcgttcCATTGCaacaagtcgatgaaggtgagacagggcgacatcttgtactctcgtgatacctcgacgagtttcgaaacagtgtgaatgtggtcaatcgtgctgaatccttttcgaaacccttgcttgctcgcatggctgtccttcatccaagactttttcaatcctattaaggatcactcttataaagagcttgtagatgacggacagtaagcagattgggcgatagttgtcgatgtcatgtggatctccttttttatacagcagcacggtcttgctggtcttccactgctTTGGAAcattgcattccgacaggtaacgtgtaaagagccttgCCAGgttgttgatgagtactggcagaaggttcttcaggtgtcctggtcttattctgtcgagaccgggtgccgtacgatttcttaccgacatgacagcatgtcgtattttggacggaagaacctctggaatgacatgtccttCTTCCCTCAGATAGTGAgcaggcaagtggacatggctgtcgaagagatcagagtagaagtcgtagatgattttctccatcccacttctcgatgcaatggttgttcccttcgggttccagagagcagtcatcttcgtcttgcgactggcgaagtctcgacgggcatggcggatgcttttccccgcctctgcagcctcagccagcacttctgctcttctctctttaaggtcttctattaccgcctctctgcaaagccttgcgagctcggacgtgagttcttggttccctgcggctcctgctgctccacgctggcgtatcagctcaagagtttcaagagacaagcGCCTCTTGGTGGCTTTAAAACtctaaaactctcagccttcttcgcgcagtcgtgaaagtgttcaacgagccggtcgtATACCTCGTCggtgttgtccattgcggaatcttcccaaaagccggctagcatAGCGAAGAGAttccagttaatgatagttctgggatttcgctctctgagcgtggcggctttctcttctctccttgtgaaggaaaatcttcctccgaggaggcgatggtccgatcccgtatagaactttggtacaacagcgacgtccgtaaggcagaaccttttattgacgatgatgtggtctacttcattacggtaccctccaccgggtgactcccacgtccagcgtagaaaagagggcttctggaattgcgagttctcaTGGATAGTCTTAGTCgccatgatgaactcggagagcctctctccctggttattccattgtaggccgtgggtccgtCATGTGAAGTTCCttaggcgttcttcttgggccaactttgacgttgaaatcgccaattatgaccttgtagaaagcATGATCtcctcggtagaacttctccaggtccatatagaaggCTTCGACTTcctcttcttcgtagcttgaagttggagcgtaagcgacgaagatagtcaaagctggtgttggaccacatcttctcatccgcggacgtccgattcgggtcgtaagttgttcgaaagagtcgatattctttgccatactcgtgttgacgaggacgccaactccaccaacacctctactgtcgcatgttcctaagaacagttcttctccagtttcatatacggtcTTGAGaaggtgacgtcgtctcgtctcggtcagtcccatgacgtcgtacttgatcttcttggcttgcatcatcacatcttcgatggccgcttccgatgcaagcgtacgtgcgttataagtacagatcgtcatcctagtccttttccctttcggtagcctatatgactcctgcaaccccgtccttcttGGCGATACCGCACCCGGCTTTCTTCCcaaatcaggagactctttttctattttctgaaaaacgacatgagaaccgccttttttcttgcaaagtaAGTGAAAACGTACCactttgtacacgctccgatCTCCTCATCGGCCTATTCCTTTCTTTACCTGAATGGGCTGATGAGatgacctcattgatcttcaacCGCTCGCTCATGGATGCGGCGCGGCGCATGCAGAAGGGTGGGgcgttttcacgtacctcCATGGAACAGACGCCATTTCCCACTCTGTTTCTCAGAAGGATTAGAGAGAATTGAGTGTGGTCACGTCTATGCTCATAATTAACACCTCgaattctacatttttcctCGGCTTTCCCAACTAcgaggcgggtgtagcgcagtcggtaaaagatTTGGCTGTGATTGCACGATTTAtgcttcgaaaccgccctagcgccGAGCACTTTGTCTTTCCGGGGTCAAAAAatagtaccagacttctctgggaggatagaaacactgacttgatacatacATCTCATGACTtaatacagtcgggtcaaaacgaacgAACAAAAAGCAATACAATAACTCAATAGCAATACAGATACAATATAGTACGATATAGATCGACGTAACAAAAGCGAATACAGCAAACATAATaggaatacgaaaaaaagaaacttaaaagacgaaaagcgagagagaaaaacaaaaagagtgaaaaaaacagaaaatttcggCCCTGatgtttttctgtaatttttcgaTCCTGAGGTTGTCACATTACGTCACTTTGGGAAATTCCCAAGCAGACCGCTCGCAGCCTTCTCGCAGGAGGCTGCGAGCGGTTAAAGACCACGTTGCCCAAGCCCCACCGCTCGTGTAACTAcactcgtgcttcatgtcgttctgacctgaCCATACATCGGTGGCCCCACGATGTAATTGTGTAGACAAGACACCCGCTCGTACGCGCCCAAACACATAATTTACTCgtttattcgttcattttttttgcaccatacatatttacatttacatttacatcaTTAGGGTTCCTGTAACAACCTGCGACGCCTCTCCACTAATTACAAGAACAACCAATAATTGGTTGAACATCGTAGAAAATACAGGGTCTAACACCCAAAGCCATACATTGgacagagaaaaaatacaaaatattgcCAGTGTAAGTTTTTTTATTGCGGAATTCTTTTGAACGGATTTTTACAGAGATTTTACGAAAGTTTGATAATTTAGTTGGCTAATGGAAAAGCTACAAGGATCGGTTGCGCGCAAAGAAATTGTAATGATAATCTGTACATCGCTTGTGTTGTAGACGATGAGTAAGTAATTTTTTAGCCATGAGATTTTTCCACAAACCAGTTTtaaagcggttttttttcttcttgctgtACCAGCCGTACTTCGGCATGGCAGGGTAAATCGCTGCGAACTAAGGCTCAGAAGTAGAGAAAAACCCGCGATATTTGCCATGCGCCAAACAGTGcgacaaaaattttgatttcgaCTGTAAACGCTGTATTTGCTGGCGTTTGTACTTTTTCCGTCGACTCCGACGTGTGCATAGCAGATGGCACAACGGCAGAAGAGGAAATGCCCGATCGGCCGCGCCGAGGACGCGTCGCGGCCGATCGGGCAAACATAGGTGCCGGCTATTAGAGGTTCCTCAAGTTTTTGAACAGAACAGAAACGTGGTGTTTGGGGAAAGAGAGAACATTTTCGAATgacttttcaaaatcttcaggATATATGGATAACGTAGGAAAAATTTCACGACCTGTTAGAGGTTTCCATAAAAATTGGTGAAGAACTATTATAGGAATAATCCACTCGATTTCTTAGATCTCCCAATACGCCAGCTCCTGGCTCTGCGACAGAACCTACTCCATCCGAAATAGCATCACCGCTACTTTTAACCTCAACTGCTACCTCTACAACCACAACACCATCAACAACCACAGTCACAACAAGTAGCCCAACAACACCGATATCAACGTCAGCAGTATTTACAATGGCCGAACAACCAGGTAGTTTCAGATCGCATCCATTTATCGATTACCTATTTGTTCAGGATACAAAGATGGacatctttgaatttttttcgaccGCCTCGCCATTGATCACAGCAAaatggacatttttttttgctcgagaAGTGATGTGCATTTCAAAATCTAGTGACTATATCTATATGTCTtatatcgatttttcttctcggcTAACATAACGCaaataaacatgaattttTGTATCGAAACAATAACAAACATGGGTAATATGAATAGTCccataacataatataatagtaagtAATTCTATTACTGATAAATTctgtaaaaaatgaaagaaaacctaTGTATATGTTCATAGAGTGAtgtattttttgcaaattattattatttttttaaataatccgTGATGTTTTAAGCCGGACGCTTCATCTGTCCACCAAATGATATCTCAACTGATGAGGTCAGAAACGTTTTCCTCACTTTGCACAATCAATTCAGGTAAGAATTTTTCTGCTGGATTTTTGCGGTTGTAAAGATCTTCACaaaaggattttcttccataaaatCCGTTCTTTTAGATCTTCACTCGCCTTAGGATCAGTACCAAATGGAAGGATGGGAATACTTGCACGTAAAGCATCAAGAATGATCAAATTGGTTCGAAATCGATTGATCAATTCGATTCGATGTAGTTCTTTCCATTGCTACTTTTTCAGAGATATGACTGCAACGCAGAGTATAGTGCCTACATGTCAGCACAGCGTTGTGTTGACATGGATTCACCGCAATCATCTCGTCCTGGTTTTGATGAAAATCGTCACGTCTCGCCTAATCCTAACACTGACCATGTGACAATGGCAAGACGGGTACGCTGACTTACACTTTTATCACTTATGTTCACTGGCGCGACCGCGACGCGCTCACTGGTGATTTCCGCTCGCTTATCTCGCTCCGTATAAGCAAATAATAGTGATGTAGTAAACAGAATGGTTATAGTAAAGAGAATTTAAAAGAGGCATAGCAGGAGATTTACGATTTTgcgatttttccagaaaaaaataggttaAGAATGTGGGTCATGAGTCTAGGCGctatcacgctcaattctccctaattaTCCCGAAAAATGACGTGGGAAACGACCCTGGCGACCAAATTTTCCTGCGAAACATAGAGTGTCAGCGGCCCAATGATTGCTCGCTCGTTGACAGACGCGGCGTGTACGCCTGCGCTCGCGGACGTGGCACGTTGCTTGATGCCTCGTAAGGAAATTTGATCACGGCAGTCATTCCCCAAACCCTTCTCAGAGAAATTAGGGAGaattaaactaaattaaattaattgaattaaattataGCACTCATACTTCTCATCCACACTTCCAACCCTAGCCTATCGTTTAGATATCCTAACATCCTAAATTTTGTGGGACGCTCTTTTTAGTCAAGGCAGTTACCTCTGGAGCCCCATTGTTACAATCGAATGAGCGTTGCAGTAGTTGAGGCCAGAATATGTACTGATAACCATACTCTGGAAACCGTTGTAAATTCCAGGCTGCAAACCATTGGTGGAATGAGATGGTGACTTACGGCATACCTCAAGGAAATAATATCTTCCATTTAGGTCTTAATATACCACATTTTGCGAAggtttgtggaatttttcggCTAGATTCTTTTCCATATAAAGTGTGAGGACCCCTTAGAAGTACTGCTACGCAATAATCCAAATTTTAACCTCTAGATGGCTTGGGATACCCATGAGAGGGTCGGATGTGCAGTATTTAAATGTCCTACGTTCATTCATGCTGTTTGCCATTACGGACCAGGGTATGTTCGATTCGTTCTGGAAAAATCGCCAGGAGAAACTCAAAGGGATTGACTGATCCACGTAATTCTTTAGAGGTTTCGCTCCCGGTCGAAGAATCTACAAAATGGGACCAACGTGTAATGAATGTATCAAGATAAAGGCCTCGAAATGTGTGGATGGACTTTGCGtgctttcaaaaaatggaATGGAACGAATCCATAAACCATCGTTCCATGATCCTTCTAAGCAACcgtaaatattttatttaaattgaaTGCTACGTTAGCATTGTATAGTCAGTTCAgtccgttgttttttttcctgctaaGATCATGTTGAATCAATCAGGATCAGTCAACTATGATTCGATCTTCACTTTTCTCACTTGTAATTGAATtatatttcgcttttttttgttgtgattttaatggattttgttctcaagtcactgtttaataaataaaacactttATTCAAAATAACTTTTTGTCTTAGTGGATTGAATTGCCTAAAGCCACCATGGgtgctgaaagaaaagaattcagaCAGCTTCTTCACTATTCAGCAAAAGGACCGAAGAATACGAGGAGTACAAAATTTGCTGGAAGATCAGAGACACTCAATTGTGTCTTAAcattctcatttaaaaaagaggtCTCTTGTAAGAGCATctgaaaatatccagaaattcacgggtaatttattcaatttttaatttacgTGCcagacaaattttaccgcatttCCCACAATCCTTACCACAATAATCATGTTCCTAACATATTTATGGATGTTATGTAATTTTGAATCGggtacattttttcttcctaactctTTTTGCAATA is part of the Necator americanus strain Aroian chromosome V, whole genome shotgun sequence genome and encodes:
- a CDS encoding hypothetical protein (NECATOR_CHRV.G17931.T2); the protein is MATKTIHENSQFQKPSFLRWTWESPGGGYRNEVDHIIVNKRFCLTDVAVVPKFYTGSDHRLLGGRFSFTRREEKAATLRERNPRTIINWNLFAMLAGFWEDSAMDNTDESFKATKRRLSLETLELIRQRGAAGAAGNQELTSELARLCREAVIEDLKERRAEVLAEAAEAGKSIRHARRDFASRKTKMTALWNPKGTTIASRSGMEKIIYDFYSDLFDSHVHLPAHYLREEGHVIPEVLPSKIRHAVMSVRNRTAPGLDRIRPGHLKNLLPVLINNLARLFTRYLSECNVPKQWKTSKTVLLYKKGDPHDIDNYRPICLLSVIYKLFIRVILNRIEKVLDEGQPCEQARVSKRIQHD
- a CDS encoding hypothetical protein (NECATOR_CHRV.G17931.T1), which translates into the protein MLAGFWEDSAMDNTDESFKATKRRLSLETLELIRQRGAAGAAGNQELTSELARLCREAVIEDLKERRAEVLAEAAEAGKSIRHARRDFASRKTKMTALWNPKGTTIASRSGMEKIIYDFYSDLFDSHVHLPAHYLREEGHVIPEVLPSKIRHAVMSVRNRTAPGLDRIRPGHLKNLLPVLINNLARLFTRYLSECNVPKQWKTSKTVLLYKKGDPHDIDNYRPICLLSVIYKLFIRVILNRIEKVLDEGQPCEQARVSKRIQHD
- a CDS encoding hypothetical protein (NECATOR_CHRV.G17933.T2) codes for the protein MTSLIFNRSLMDAARRMQKGSNTQSHTLDREKIQNIASLANGKATRIGCAQRNCNDNLYIACVVDDESPNTPAPGSATEPTPSEIASPLLLTSTATSTTTTPSTTTVTTSSPTTPISTSAVFTMAEQPAGRFICPPNDISTDEVRNVFLTLHNQFRSSLALGSVPNGRMGILARKASRMIKLRYDCNAEYSAYMSAQRCVDMDSPQSSRPGFDENRHVSPNPNTDHVTMARRAANHWWNEMVTYGIPQGNNIFHLGLNIPHFAKMAWDTHERVGCAVFKCPTFIHAVCHYGPGGFAPGRRIYKMGPTCNECIKIKASKCVDGLCVLSKNGMERIHKPSFHDPSKQP
- a CDS encoding hypothetical protein (NECATOR_CHRV.G17929.T1) produces the protein MHRSSAQSPKEDVCAQWMGLGCPIHAQRNEHFRMHQHRGCSEEDQEHQDPYLPLQHSTPTQLQLNFNTPTQLFSILPALTYASETWTFRKQEENAVSVIERAIERVVPGVPRFTQVRGGIRSSLLRQRSKIRDAAAFAKKSKIKWAGHVMRFNGKISSRSPSKKIMMLFVSHAKGGTTGLLWHAIGTNGRTTGATRPVRRSVGVKKNPKKYGCIKGITPRI
- a CDS encoding hypothetical protein (NECATOR_CHRV.G17932.T1), with product MTICTYNARTLASEAAIEDVMMQAKKIKYDVMGLTETRRRHLLKTVYETGEELFLGTCDSRGVGGVGVLVNTSMAKNIDSFEQLTTRIGRPRMRRCGPTPALTIFVAYAPTSSYEEEEVEAFYMDLEKFYRGDHAFYKVIIGDFNVKVGPRRTPKELHMTDPRPTME
- a CDS encoding hypothetical protein (NECATOR_CHRV.G17933.T1), whose product is MRTAFFLAKVPVTTCDASPLITRTTNNWLNIVENTGSNTQSHTLDREKIQNIASLANGKATRIGCAQRNCNDNLYIACVVDDESPNTPAPGSATEPTPSEIASPLLLTSTATSTTTTPSTTTVTTSSPTTPISTSAVFTMAEQPAGRFICPPNDISTDEVRNVFLTLHNQFRSSLALGSVPNGRMGILARKASRMIKLRYDCNAEYSAYMSAQRCVDMDSPQSSRPGFDENRHVSPNPNTDHVTMARRAANHWWNEMVTYGIPQGNNIFHLGLNIPHFAKMAWDTHERVGCAVFKCPTFIHAVCHYGPGGFAPGRRIYKMGPTCNECIKIKASKCVDGLCVLSKNGMERIHKPSFHDPSKQP
- a CDS encoding hypothetical protein (NECATOR_CHRV.G17930.T1) — protein: MSPCLTFIDLLQWNDMGVKVDGRQLHHLRFADDIVLIALSISQADRMLTEFDEACGCIGLQLNLQKRMFVRNGWVSDVPFTLNGTNISECTRYIYLGRELNMMNDLTPELGRRRRAIWGAYNSTEDVVKKTKSTRIRTYLFNTPLQLNSNSTSTLQLNSSPYFLL